A region of Vitis riparia cultivar Riparia Gloire de Montpellier isolate 1030 chromosome 12, EGFV_Vit.rip_1.0, whole genome shotgun sequence DNA encodes the following proteins:
- the LOC117926485 gene encoding cleavage and polyadenylation specificity factor subunit 3-I isoform X2, with product MKWAVPVSTCPIKGKPYCFHLDHAASLPYFLEKTTFKGRVFMTHATKAIYKLLLSDYVKVSKVSVEDMLYDEQDILRSMDKIEVIDFHQTLEVNGIRFWCYTAGHVLGAAMFMVDIAGVRVLYTGDYSREEDRHLRAAEIPQFSPDICIIESTYGVQLHQPRHVREKRFTDVIHSTISQGGRVLIPAFALGRAQELLLILDEYWSNHPELHNIPIYYASPLAKRCMAVYQTYINSMNERIRNQFANSNPFDFKHISPLKSIENFNDVGPSVVMASPSGLQSGLSRQLFDMWCSDKKNACVIPGYVVEGTLAKTIINEPKEVTLMNGLTAPLNMQVHYISFSAHADFAQTSTFLKELMPPNIILVHGEANEMGRLKQKLITQFADRNTKIISPKNCQSVEMYFNSEKMAKTIGRLAEKTPGVGETVSGLLVKKGFTYQIMAPDDLHVFSQLSTANVTQRITIPYTGAFGVIKHRLKQIYESVESLPDEESEVPAFRVHERVTVKHESEKHISLHWTSDPISDMVSDSIVALVLNISREIPKVVVESEAIKTEEENGKKAEKVIHALLVSLFGDVKLGENGNLVISVDGNVAHLDKQSGNVESENEGLKERVRVAFQRIQNAVKPIPLSVS from the exons ATGAAGTGGGCCGTTCCTGTGTCTACATGTCCTATAAAGGGAAAACCATATTG CTTTCACTTGGATCATGCTGCATCCCTTCCATATTTCCTGGAGAAG ACCACATTCAAAGGGCGAGTTTTTATGACTCATGCAACCAAGGCTATCTACAAGTTGCTTTTGTCTGATTATGTAAAAGTGAGCAAAGTTTCAGTTGAAGATATGTTGTATGATGAACAAGACATTCTTCGCTCCATGGATAAAATTGAG GTTATTGATTTCCATCAGACTTTAGAAGTAAATGGTATACGATTTTGGTGTTACACAGCTGGCCACGTCCTTGGTGCTGCCATGTTTATGGTTGATATTGCTGGTGTCCGAGTACTTTACACTGGAGACTATTCTCGTGAAGAAGATCGTCATCTCCGTGCTGCTGAGATCCCACAGTTCTCCCCTGATATTTGCATAATTGAATCCACTTATGGTGTCCAACTCCATCAGCCTCGGCATGTGCGAGAAAAGCGCTTCACAGATGTCATCCACTCAACCATTTCTCAAGGGGGCCGTGTTCTAATCCCTGCATTTGCTCTAGGTCGTGcccaagaactcctccttatcCTTGATGAGTATTGGTCTAACCATCCTGAGCTCCATAACATCCCCATATATTATGCTTCCCCCCTTGCAAAAAGGTGCATGGCTGTTTACCAGACATACATCAACTCCATGAATGAGAGGATCCGCAACCAATTTGCAAATTCGAATCCTTTTGATTTCAAGCACATATCACCTTTAAAGAGCATTGAGAATTTTAATGATGTAGGTCCATCAGTGGTGATGGCGAGTCCGAGTGGCCTTCAGAGTGGGTTGTCAAGACAACTGTTTGATATGTGGTGCTCTGATAAGAAAAATGCATGTGTTATACCTGGGTATGTCGTGGAAGGGACATTGGCAAAAACCATCATCAATGAACCCAAGGAAGTTACTCTAATGAATGGTCTTACTGCTCCCCTCAACATGCAGGTCCATTACATTTCTTTCTCTGCTCATGCAGATTTTGCACAGACAAGTACATTCTTGAAGGAGCTCATGCCACCTAACATCATTCTTGTCCATGGAGAAGCTAATGAGATGGGGAGGCTCAAACAGAAGCTTATCACCCAGTTTGCTGACCGCAACACCAAAATTATTTCCCCAAAGAACTGTCAGTCAGTTGAAATGTATTTCAACTCTGAGAAAATGGCAAAAACCATTGGGAGGCTGGCTGAAAAGACCCCAGGAGTTGGTGAAACCGTCAGTGGTTTACTGGTAAAGAAAGGTTTCACTTATCAGATAATGGCACCTGATGATCTCCATGTCTTCTCGCAGCTATCCACGGCAAATGTCACTCAGAGGATTACTATTCCTTACACTGGTGCCTTTGGTGTAATAAAGCACAGGCTGAAGCAGATATATGAGAGTGTGGAGTCATTGCCAGATGAAGAATCTGAGGTTCCAGCTTTTCGAGTCCATGAACGGGTGACAGTGAAGCATGAGTCGGAGAAGCATATTTCACTGCATTGGACATCAGATCCTATTAGTGACATGGTCTCTGATTCCATTGTGGCTCTGGTTTTAAATATCAGTCGTGAGATCCCCAAGGTAGTAGTTGAATCAGAGGCCATAAAAACTGAAGAAGAAAACGGGAAGAAAGCAGAAAAGGTTATCCATGCACTCCTTGTTTCTCTGTTTGGAGATGTGAAGTTGGGAGAGAATGGGAACCTGGTGATAAGCGTTGATGGAAATGTGGCACATCTTGATAAACAGAGTGGGAATGTTGAGAGTGAAAACGAAGGCCTTAAGGAAAGGGTGAGAGTAGCATTCCAGCGGATCCAAAATGCTGTGAAGCCAATCCCTCTATCTGTGTCTTAG
- the LOC117926485 gene encoding cleavage and polyadenylation specificity factor subunit 3-I isoform X1 — protein MASTGPPQSLKRPDSSLTREGDQLIITPLGAGNEVGRSCVYMSYKGKTILFDCGIHPAYSGMAALPYFDEIDPSTIDVLLVTHFHLDHAASLPYFLEKTTFKGRVFMTHATKAIYKLLLSDYVKVSKVSVEDMLYDEQDILRSMDKIEVIDFHQTLEVNGIRFWCYTAGHVLGAAMFMVDIAGVRVLYTGDYSREEDRHLRAAEIPQFSPDICIIESTYGVQLHQPRHVREKRFTDVIHSTISQGGRVLIPAFALGRAQELLLILDEYWSNHPELHNIPIYYASPLAKRCMAVYQTYINSMNERIRNQFANSNPFDFKHISPLKSIENFNDVGPSVVMASPSGLQSGLSRQLFDMWCSDKKNACVIPGYVVEGTLAKTIINEPKEVTLMNGLTAPLNMQVHYISFSAHADFAQTSTFLKELMPPNIILVHGEANEMGRLKQKLITQFADRNTKIISPKNCQSVEMYFNSEKMAKTIGRLAEKTPGVGETVSGLLVKKGFTYQIMAPDDLHVFSQLSTANVTQRITIPYTGAFGVIKHRLKQIYESVESLPDEESEVPAFRVHERVTVKHESEKHISLHWTSDPISDMVSDSIVALVLNISREIPKVVVESEAIKTEEENGKKAEKVIHALLVSLFGDVKLGENGNLVISVDGNVAHLDKQSGNVESENEGLKERVRVAFQRIQNAVKPIPLSVS, from the exons ATGGCTTCTACAGGGCCACCACAGTCTTTGAAGAGACCAGATTCCTCATTAACAAGAGAAGGAGACCAGCTGATTATTACCCCTCTAGGTGCTGGAAATGAAGTGGGCCGTTCCTGTGTCTACATGTCCTATAAAGGGAAAACCATATTG TTTGACTGTGGAATTCATCCTGCATACTCGGGCATGGCTGCTTTGCCATACTTTGATGAGATTGATCCTTCGACCATTGATGTCCTTTTGGTGACACA CTTTCACTTGGATCATGCTGCATCCCTTCCATATTTCCTGGAGAAG ACCACATTCAAAGGGCGAGTTTTTATGACTCATGCAACCAAGGCTATCTACAAGTTGCTTTTGTCTGATTATGTAAAAGTGAGCAAAGTTTCAGTTGAAGATATGTTGTATGATGAACAAGACATTCTTCGCTCCATGGATAAAATTGAG GTTATTGATTTCCATCAGACTTTAGAAGTAAATGGTATACGATTTTGGTGTTACACAGCTGGCCACGTCCTTGGTGCTGCCATGTTTATGGTTGATATTGCTGGTGTCCGAGTACTTTACACTGGAGACTATTCTCGTGAAGAAGATCGTCATCTCCGTGCTGCTGAGATCCCACAGTTCTCCCCTGATATTTGCATAATTGAATCCACTTATGGTGTCCAACTCCATCAGCCTCGGCATGTGCGAGAAAAGCGCTTCACAGATGTCATCCACTCAACCATTTCTCAAGGGGGCCGTGTTCTAATCCCTGCATTTGCTCTAGGTCGTGcccaagaactcctccttatcCTTGATGAGTATTGGTCTAACCATCCTGAGCTCCATAACATCCCCATATATTATGCTTCCCCCCTTGCAAAAAGGTGCATGGCTGTTTACCAGACATACATCAACTCCATGAATGAGAGGATCCGCAACCAATTTGCAAATTCGAATCCTTTTGATTTCAAGCACATATCACCTTTAAAGAGCATTGAGAATTTTAATGATGTAGGTCCATCAGTGGTGATGGCGAGTCCGAGTGGCCTTCAGAGTGGGTTGTCAAGACAACTGTTTGATATGTGGTGCTCTGATAAGAAAAATGCATGTGTTATACCTGGGTATGTCGTGGAAGGGACATTGGCAAAAACCATCATCAATGAACCCAAGGAAGTTACTCTAATGAATGGTCTTACTGCTCCCCTCAACATGCAGGTCCATTACATTTCTTTCTCTGCTCATGCAGATTTTGCACAGACAAGTACATTCTTGAAGGAGCTCATGCCACCTAACATCATTCTTGTCCATGGAGAAGCTAATGAGATGGGGAGGCTCAAACAGAAGCTTATCACCCAGTTTGCTGACCGCAACACCAAAATTATTTCCCCAAAGAACTGTCAGTCAGTTGAAATGTATTTCAACTCTGAGAAAATGGCAAAAACCATTGGGAGGCTGGCTGAAAAGACCCCAGGAGTTGGTGAAACCGTCAGTGGTTTACTGGTAAAGAAAGGTTTCACTTATCAGATAATGGCACCTGATGATCTCCATGTCTTCTCGCAGCTATCCACGGCAAATGTCACTCAGAGGATTACTATTCCTTACACTGGTGCCTTTGGTGTAATAAAGCACAGGCTGAAGCAGATATATGAGAGTGTGGAGTCATTGCCAGATGAAGAATCTGAGGTTCCAGCTTTTCGAGTCCATGAACGGGTGACAGTGAAGCATGAGTCGGAGAAGCATATTTCACTGCATTGGACATCAGATCCTATTAGTGACATGGTCTCTGATTCCATTGTGGCTCTGGTTTTAAATATCAGTCGTGAGATCCCCAAGGTAGTAGTTGAATCAGAGGCCATAAAAACTGAAGAAGAAAACGGGAAGAAAGCAGAAAAGGTTATCCATGCACTCCTTGTTTCTCTGTTTGGAGATGTGAAGTTGGGAGAGAATGGGAACCTGGTGATAAGCGTTGATGGAAATGTGGCACATCTTGATAAACAGAGTGGGAATGTTGAGAGTGAAAACGAAGGCCTTAAGGAAAGGGTGAGAGTAGCATTCCAGCGGATCCAAAATGCTGTGAAGCCAATCCCTCTATCTGTGTCTTAG